In Nitrospirota bacterium, a single window of DNA contains:
- a CDS encoding ATP-grasp domain-containing protein — protein MTDGNERAALAVTRSLGRRGIPVYVGAETSRSLAGTSRYCRGSFVYPSPWQAPDEYVGCLIEQARMHDASVVFPVTDLAVELLGEAQLRGCTTFILPIPSLERYHSLSNKYRLMQWAQKEGIPIPETHFVTDGDVDAIIPGLDRWPVVVKPGRSLIRVHGSLRKTSVQYARDADELRRLYAEHEELREPSLVQSRIVGQGEGVFGIFEKGNPRAMFAHRRIREKPPSGGVSVLRESIALPEPMTTYAETIARSVEWHGVAMMEFKVDRQSGIPYLMEVNGRFWGSLQLAIDAGVDFPWLLYQLATTGSVPESHPYRIGVKSRWWLGDVDHLLLRLRKSEKELSLPPGSPSRLATITNFLNVFDEQTQGEVFRFTDLRPGLHEMRMYLQPLFDRIGPALARRLSAAGYAMARTAWMVGLKLGLHRRRIKRIPSGGGAAVLVLCKGNICRSPFAAGYLMARSKSGRGLLEIMSAGLDTTAGKPAYPLAITTSVKHGVDLRHHRTTVLSKELVDKADIILAMELVHNTMLFRQFPEARKKTFLLGHFAPDPLTDIRDPYGGSSEEFEECYALIVKACDGLLQYVQSSPHLAEAGENAFLRIQS, from the coding sequence GTGACTGACGGTAACGAACGGGCGGCACTTGCCGTGACTCGGTCGCTTGGGCGTCGGGGAATCCCTGTGTATGTCGGAGCCGAGACGTCCCGGTCGCTTGCAGGAACATCGCGCTACTGTCGGGGCTCTTTTGTCTATCCCTCTCCCTGGCAGGCACCTGATGAGTATGTGGGCTGTCTGATTGAACAGGCCCGCATGCACGATGCCTCCGTCGTCTTCCCCGTGACCGATCTGGCCGTTGAACTGCTGGGCGAAGCGCAACTGCGAGGCTGTACCACATTCATCCTCCCGATCCCTTCCCTAGAGCGGTATCACAGTCTTTCGAATAAATATCGGCTGATGCAATGGGCACAGAAAGAGGGCATTCCGATTCCAGAGACGCACTTTGTGACAGACGGTGATGTAGATGCCATTATCCCCGGTCTCGATCGTTGGCCGGTGGTCGTGAAGCCGGGGCGGTCGCTGATCCGGGTCCATGGTTCGCTAAGAAAGACCTCGGTCCAATATGCTCGCGATGCCGATGAATTACGCCGGCTTTATGCGGAGCATGAGGAATTGCGCGAGCCTTCGCTGGTGCAGTCGCGGATTGTCGGTCAGGGGGAGGGGGTCTTCGGCATATTTGAAAAGGGCAATCCGCGCGCGATGTTTGCTCATCGGCGTATCCGCGAAAAACCTCCGTCAGGCGGGGTGAGCGTGCTGCGCGAGAGCATTGCCTTGCCGGAACCAATGACAACGTACGCGGAGACCATCGCCCGATCGGTTGAATGGCATGGCGTTGCAATGATGGAGTTCAAAGTCGATCGTCAATCGGGAATTCCGTATTTGATGGAGGTGAATGGGCGATTTTGGGGATCGCTGCAATTGGCCATTGACGCAGGCGTCGATTTTCCCTGGCTACTCTATCAGCTAGCTACGACCGGTTCAGTGCCCGAGTCGCATCCCTATCGAATCGGGGTCAAATCTCGCTGGTGGCTCGGCGATGTGGACCATCTGCTGCTTCGTCTGCGGAAATCTGAGAAAGAACTCAGTCTGCCTCCTGGGAGTCCGTCCCGATTGGCCACCATCACAAACTTTCTCAACGTGTTCGATGAGCAAACACAAGGTGAAGTGTTTCGATTTACTGATCTCAGACCCGGACTTCATGAAATGCGGATGTATCTTCAGCCGCTGTTCGATCGAATCGGGCCCGCGCTAGCCCGGCGACTCTCTGCGGCTGGTTATGCGATGGCGAGAACGGCGTGGATGGTCGGACTTAAGCTCGGTCTCCATCGGAGGAGAATCAAGCGGATACCGTCGGGGGGAGGCGCCGCCGTTCTTGTGCTCTGCAAGGGAAACATCTGTCGAAGCCCGTTTGCCGCTGGATATCTCATGGCACGTTCAAAGTCAGGTCGTGGACTCCTTGAAATCATGTCGGCTGGCCTGGATACCACAGCAGGCAAACCAGCCTATCCGTTGGCCATCACCACGTCGGTCAAACACGGCGTCGATTTACGCCATCATCGTACGACGGTTCTCTCGAAGGAGCTCGTCGACAAGGCCGACATCATTCTGGCCATGGAACTTGTCCATAACACGATGTTGTTCCGGCAGTTCCCTGAAGCGCGAAAGAAGACCTTTCTTCTTGGGCACTTTGCGCCAGACCCTCTTACCGATATTCGTGATCCCTATGGGGGGTCATCTGAAGAGTTTGAAGAATGCTACGCCTTGATCGTGAAGGCCTGTGACGGACTTCTTCAGTACGTGCAGTCCTCACCGCATCTAGCTGAAGCAGGCGAGAATGCGTTCTTGCGGATTCAATCTTGA
- a CDS encoding polysaccharide deacetylase family protein, with product MGTFTAMSRIKAWARRGAAEVYWRTPGCLDGLRGKVTILTYHRVLPLVDVDKHCVQAGMYVSPDVFERHLGFLTAQFQLLTFSELLSLWETRRWDAGARYCVITFDDGWLDTYQHAWPILKRHRAPATVFLPTSYIGTDRWFWPDRLGVVMRNHVQEDVSVRQVRARRLQREFPWLAPAAAALEQGDTDTVIECCKKQSQDQIDICLDQWTEDLQICFPTRRMLMNWDETREMCSAGVEFGSHSVSHRILTSLSQADLTEEAEESLAMLQQQKLQPIPVFCYPNGDWSPLVAESVQAAGYRAATTTEFGYESAQPALWFGLKRINMHQAVTCNESLLAFHLAGFNDLPNSIKATVRSPGVR from the coding sequence ATGGGAACCTTCACGGCGATGAGCCGGATCAAAGCCTGGGCCCGCCGAGGCGCCGCAGAGGTGTATTGGCGCACCCCCGGCTGCCTTGACGGGTTACGGGGGAAAGTCACCATCCTCACGTACCATCGGGTTCTCCCGCTCGTAGATGTGGACAAGCATTGTGTGCAGGCCGGTATGTATGTATCACCGGATGTGTTCGAGCGGCATCTCGGCTTCCTGACCGCACAGTTCCAGCTTCTCACGTTTTCTGAATTGCTGAGCTTGTGGGAGACTCGCCGGTGGGATGCGGGAGCCCGCTACTGCGTGATCACCTTTGATGATGGGTGGTTGGATACATATCAGCATGCCTGGCCTATCCTCAAACGGCATCGCGCCCCGGCAACGGTCTTCCTGCCGACGTCCTACATCGGCACCGACCGATGGTTTTGGCCGGACCGGTTGGGGGTGGTGATGCGGAATCATGTTCAGGAGGATGTGTCGGTCAGGCAGGTCCGCGCCCGCCGACTCCAGCGTGAGTTTCCCTGGCTTGCCCCGGCCGCCGCCGCCCTGGAGCAAGGAGATACTGATACCGTTATTGAATGTTGCAAGAAGCAATCTCAGGATCAGATCGATATCTGTCTCGACCAGTGGACGGAAGATCTCCAGATCTGTTTCCCGACTCGGCGCATGCTGATGAATTGGGACGAAACCCGTGAAATGTGTTCCGCCGGAGTGGAGTTTGGTTCACACTCTGTCAGTCATCGCATCCTGACTTCCTTGTCACAGGCTGACTTGACGGAGGAAGCCGAGGAGTCCTTGGCGATGCTCCAGCAGCAGAAGCTTCAGCCCATTCCCGTCTTCTGCTATCCCAATGGAGACTGGTCGCCTCTTGTGGCGGAGAGCGTGCAGGCTGCCGGGTATCGGGCGGCGACTACGACAGAGTTTGGATATGAAAGTGCGCAGCCTGCATTGTGGTTCGGGTTGAAGCGCATCAATATGCATCAGGCCGTCACGTGCAACGAGTCGCTCTTGGCGTTTCATCTGGCAGGGTTCAACGATTTGCCCAACAGCATAAAGGCAACCGTGCGCTCACCGGGGGTACGCTGA
- a CDS encoding SGNH/GDSL hydrolase family protein, producing MNMFTKESWAMAEAGSSGKQGMKDRPMAATRKLTRLVAYGLMVLLGISTLEVASYSYLRVVEGYDGEHLMTYEFDEYKNIQPTPNYHNTKGIHHNAQGFREDSDTPREKDANTYRIFIMGGSTAYGLQSMSKFGQDKYSVIRNNETIDAYLEEYLRGKAGNKKVEVINAAITSQYSHHHLIYLNQTVLKFHPDMVVFIDGFNDYFQYVKGFDQFRDYGYQERAHLYLGPPTIEAWAGYTGWWLFRKSHFIHVASKTLRPIWVTIKSIGGKRARVDVEDALQNLEINAKGNFVKMVERNSLILRHEEVVPVFVLQPELAFKQNKVLSPLEQQIYAELDQQWQENFVEFKNRARPLVVDYLHKSTTRTGSVFLDMTDIFGGFDGDAYTDYCHLTPMGNKLLAERIGERILPLLIKPASKA from the coding sequence ATGAATATGTTTACCAAAGAATCATGGGCGATGGCTGAGGCCGGCTCATCGGGCAAACAGGGCATGAAGGATCGTCCCATGGCTGCTACGCGAAAGCTGACCAGGCTCGTGGCGTACGGTCTCATGGTTCTGCTCGGGATTTCTACGCTCGAGGTCGCGTCGTATTCATATCTCCGGGTGGTCGAGGGATACGACGGCGAACACCTCATGACTTACGAGTTTGACGAGTACAAAAATATTCAACCGACGCCGAATTACCATAATACAAAAGGGATCCATCACAATGCCCAGGGGTTCCGAGAAGATTCCGATACCCCGCGCGAAAAGGATGCGAACACCTATCGAATCTTCATTATGGGCGGCTCGACCGCGTACGGCCTCCAGTCAATGTCAAAATTCGGCCAGGACAAGTACTCCGTAATCCGGAACAACGAAACGATCGACGCATACTTGGAAGAATATCTCCGTGGCAAGGCAGGAAATAAGAAGGTCGAAGTGATCAACGCTGCGATTACCAGCCAGTATAGTCATCACCATTTGATCTACCTGAACCAGACCGTTCTGAAATTTCACCCTGACATGGTGGTCTTTATCGACGGATTTAACGACTACTTTCAGTACGTGAAGGGATTTGACCAGTTTCGTGACTATGGATATCAGGAGCGGGCGCATCTTTATCTGGGACCTCCGACGATTGAAGCCTGGGCCGGGTACACGGGTTGGTGGTTGTTCAGGAAGAGCCACTTCATCCATGTGGCAAGCAAGACGCTGCGCCCGATTTGGGTGACCATCAAGTCGATCGGAGGAAAACGTGCGCGCGTCGATGTGGAAGATGCCCTCCAGAATCTTGAGATCAATGCAAAGGGCAATTTTGTGAAAATGGTCGAACGGAATTCTCTGATTCTGCGGCATGAAGAAGTCGTGCCGGTGTTTGTGTTGCAGCCCGAGCTCGCGTTTAAGCAAAACAAAGTGTTGTCGCCGTTGGAGCAACAGATCTATGCGGAGTTGGACCAGCAGTGGCAGGAGAATTTTGTGGAATTCAAGAATCGAGCACGGCCGTTGGTAGTCGATTACCTTCACAAGAGTACGACCCGAACCGGTTCAGTGTTTCTCGACATGACAGATATCTTCGGGGGGTTTGACGGGGATGCCTACACGGACTATTGCCACCTTACGCCGATGGGAAACAAGTTGCTCGCAGAGAGAATCGGTGAACGCATCCTTCCTCTTCTGATCAAGCCCGCTTCAAAAGCCTAG
- a CDS encoding glycosyltransferase family 2 protein, whose protein sequence is MGNEIIFWLSLGLMGYAYFGYPLLLGVMSLFRDREVMRADITPSVTFVITAYNEENRITEKLENTLKLSYPDALLEIIVASDCSSDRTDELVKSYESRGVMLVRAAERRGKEAAQKLAVQSAKGEILVFSDVATILPGNAIQNIVRNFYDPTVGCVSSEDRFVETDGKISGEGAYVRYEMCLRSLETRVNSLVGLSGSFFAARSSVCKAQWSEDLQSDFNTVLNSMRSGLRGVADPDSVGYYRNIRDERKEFDRKVRTVLRGISVFMQSLSLVNPFQYPIFAWQLFSHKLCRWLVPFAMISALVANTWLASDSIHYGLFLAAQLCFYMIAFAGIVHKPLAKLSMVKLSTFFLLVNASILQAWWRYCAGERLVAWEPSRR, encoded by the coding sequence ATGGGCAATGAAATTATTTTTTGGTTGTCGCTGGGGTTGATGGGCTATGCCTATTTCGGATACCCGCTCCTGCTCGGCGTGATGTCCTTGTTTAGGGACCGTGAAGTGATGAGGGCCGACATTACGCCGTCCGTGACGTTTGTGATCACAGCCTATAACGAAGAGAATCGGATCACGGAAAAACTTGAAAACACGCTCAAGCTGTCATATCCCGACGCTCTTCTGGAAATCATTGTTGCCTCCGATTGCTCTTCAGATAGGACTGATGAGTTGGTGAAATCGTATGAGTCGAGAGGGGTAATGCTGGTGCGGGCTGCCGAGCGCAGGGGCAAAGAAGCTGCACAGAAGCTCGCAGTGCAGTCGGCGAAGGGAGAAATCCTCGTCTTTTCTGATGTCGCGACTATCCTTCCGGGCAATGCCATTCAGAACATTGTTCGGAACTTTTACGATCCTACCGTGGGATGTGTCAGCAGTGAAGATCGCTTTGTCGAGACGGATGGAAAGATCAGTGGAGAAGGGGCGTATGTCCGATATGAGATGTGTCTCAGGTCGCTTGAGACACGCGTCAATTCGCTTGTCGGTCTGAGTGGATCATTCTTTGCCGCGCGGAGCAGTGTCTGTAAGGCCCAGTGGTCGGAGGATCTCCAGAGTGACTTCAATACTGTCCTGAATAGCATGCGTTCGGGTCTTCGGGGTGTCGCAGACCCTGACAGTGTCGGCTACTACAGGAACATTCGAGATGAGAGAAAAGAATTCGACCGGAAAGTCCGCACCGTGTTGAGGGGAATTTCCGTGTTTATGCAGAGCCTTAGTTTGGTAAATCCCTTCCAGTATCCGATTTTCGCCTGGCAGTTGTTCAGCCATAAACTCTGTCGGTGGCTGGTACCCTTTGCCATGATCAGCGCACTTGTGGCTAATACTTGGCTGGCATCGGACTCCATCCACTATGGCCTGTTTCTAGCGGCACAGCTATGCTTTTACATGATTGCCTTTGCAGGAATAGTTCATAAACCCCTCGCCAAGCTCTCGATGGTGAAGTTGTCGACTTTTTTCCTTTTGGTCAATGCGTCAATTCTTCAGGCCTGGTGGCGATATTGCGCAGGGGAGCGGTTGGTGGCATGGGAACCTTCACGGCGATGA
- a CDS encoding DegT/DnrJ/EryC1/StrS family aminotransferase: MKVQRHLPPTAAPLCLPDLLKGIAGLLRPAPSCAKLESELKSYFGVRHVFLLTSGKAALVTVLNSMKAHSSRRQVIIPAYSCYSIPSAVHKAGLEVALCDVDPHSLDFDLGELEAVVGENTLAIVTPHLFGQPADLKSIKAIAKSSGVFVIEDAAQAMGGRADGQWLGTQGDVGFFSLGRGKNVSAGSGGVIVTNSDSVAEAVSALYQGLPQEPAASLLANALTVIATKVLLHPLLYWLPAGLPFLGLGETKYSLDYPVCRMDGMRAGLLSSWRSRLEESNRCRIKAHQLFRKRLPSFTRTINPGPSDQSAYLRLPLLMPTAQQKAALCLIAKDYGLGVSASYPAPVCMIPEVASKHRSQRFPGAEALAARLVTLPLHRYVTEDDVERIAMAISRFSGEAEEAIAQGYKRTCVTAK; this comes from the coding sequence ATGAAAGTCCAACGGCACCTGCCTCCAACTGCAGCACCGTTATGTCTTCCTGATCTGCTGAAGGGGATCGCGGGACTGCTGCGTCCTGCTCCCTCATGTGCAAAGTTGGAGTCGGAACTGAAGAGTTACTTCGGGGTTCGGCATGTCTTTCTCCTGACCTCTGGTAAGGCAGCATTAGTAACGGTTCTGAATAGTATGAAAGCCCACTCCTCCCGTCGGCAGGTCATCATACCGGCCTACTCTTGCTACTCAATTCCCTCCGCTGTTCATAAAGCCGGGCTCGAGGTTGCCCTTTGCGATGTGGACCCGCACAGCCTCGATTTCGACCTTGGCGAGCTGGAGGCTGTTGTGGGGGAGAACACTCTAGCCATTGTTACGCCTCATTTGTTCGGTCAACCAGCGGATCTCAAGAGTATCAAAGCGATCGCCAAGTCGTCTGGCGTGTTCGTCATCGAAGATGCAGCGCAGGCGATGGGAGGTCGAGCTGACGGCCAATGGCTTGGCACACAGGGAGATGTCGGGTTTTTCAGCCTCGGTCGGGGGAAGAATGTCTCAGCCGGATCTGGGGGAGTGATAGTCACCAACTCCGACAGCGTGGCTGAGGCGGTATCGGCACTGTACCAAGGATTACCTCAAGAACCGGCGGCAAGCTTGCTCGCGAATGCCCTCACAGTTATTGCCACCAAAGTGCTCCTTCATCCCCTACTGTATTGGCTGCCTGCGGGGTTACCGTTCCTGGGGCTCGGTGAAACCAAGTACTCCCTGGATTATCCGGTCTGCCGGATGGACGGGATGCGAGCAGGATTGCTTTCCTCGTGGAGGAGCCGGCTCGAAGAATCAAATCGATGTCGGATCAAGGCCCACCAACTGTTTCGAAAAAGACTTCCGTCGTTTACTCGCACCATTAACCCCGGGCCATCTGATCAATCGGCCTACCTGCGCCTTCCCCTGCTGATGCCAACTGCTCAACAAAAGGCCGCGCTGTGTCTCATTGCCAAAGACTACGGGCTGGGTGTGAGTGCCTCATACCCAGCGCCGGTTTGCATGATTCCCGAGGTTGCATCCAAACATCGGTCGCAGCGCTTTCCGGGGGCTGAGGCCTTGGCGGCGCGATTGGTCACGTTGCCGCTGCACCGCTATGTCACGGAAGACGATGTCGAACGGATTGCCATGGCCATCAGCCGGTTTTCTGGGGAAGCTGAAGAGGCCATCGCGCAAGGGTATAAGCGGACGTGTGTAACAGCCAAGTGA
- a CDS encoding O-antigen ligase family protein, with product MERSEGVGSLASHAEIAPVERTSARIMFIYVMWFFVWYEPDWLLEALGGGTILVKLYAALFVPVCALLWTRFRREALFWPYLVMIGIFLIWMPFVLNRGFLMNGFGKVLQYSLLTAVTVSVLETPQQVILLLKLFLFQFLWFGIQGLPTAGVPWHQNLSNDDSFGPFMTIGLGFAYYVAMGTTITKYRYLGFLMCLIGIAGTILSFARGAVIGLCVVLAMLAIRTPRKLAFLGYGALLAVTGLVVIMVAFPNGEFWDEMATITEEGASGGTGLQRWVMWQAAWELFLTNPILGVGPGNFGPTATEYFTERGVTNMGSTFDTPDKMYMMALHNDYVQVLVEQGLVGLFALVSVFVYFFKCVRYLRSDVVQKAWMNQAGGFIDPGNLALGLEAAMVGFMVTSAVYPQLFINYWMWSIMMLALVSSTIARKMVEGMGGTAGLTFRRGLRGTAVERPVKSEL from the coding sequence ATGGAACGATCTGAAGGGGTGGGCAGCCTCGCCTCTCATGCCGAGATTGCGCCCGTCGAGCGGACGTCTGCCCGAATCATGTTCATCTATGTCATGTGGTTCTTCGTATGGTACGAGCCTGATTGGCTCTTGGAGGCCCTAGGAGGGGGCACGATCCTCGTGAAGCTCTACGCCGCGCTGTTTGTTCCGGTGTGTGCATTGTTGTGGACCCGCTTTCGGCGGGAAGCCTTGTTCTGGCCTTATTTGGTGATGATCGGGATTTTTCTTATCTGGATGCCGTTCGTCTTGAATCGTGGTTTCTTGATGAATGGTTTTGGAAAGGTATTGCAATATTCTCTCCTCACTGCAGTAACCGTATCTGTCCTGGAAACACCGCAACAGGTGATTCTGCTGTTGAAACTCTTCCTGTTTCAGTTCCTCTGGTTCGGTATTCAGGGGCTTCCCACGGCAGGAGTGCCATGGCACCAGAATCTCTCGAACGACGACTCGTTTGGTCCATTCATGACGATCGGGCTCGGTTTTGCCTACTATGTGGCGATGGGCACCACCATCACGAAGTATCGCTACTTGGGTTTCCTCATGTGCCTCATAGGCATAGCGGGAACCATCCTATCTTTCGCCCGCGGGGCCGTCATCGGGCTGTGTGTGGTGCTTGCCATGCTCGCAATCCGTACGCCACGGAAGTTGGCGTTTCTAGGTTACGGCGCGTTGCTCGCCGTAACCGGGCTGGTCGTGATCATGGTCGCATTCCCGAACGGGGAGTTCTGGGATGAAATGGCGACGATCACAGAAGAAGGGGCCAGTGGAGGCACAGGTCTGCAGCGCTGGGTGATGTGGCAAGCTGCATGGGAATTGTTTCTGACTAATCCTATCCTCGGTGTAGGACCCGGGAATTTTGGCCCTACCGCGACCGAGTACTTTACGGAGCGAGGTGTGACAAACATGGGGAGTACATTCGATACCCCTGACAAGATGTACATGATGGCGCTGCACAACGACTATGTGCAGGTGTTGGTCGAGCAGGGGCTGGTGGGGCTTTTTGCGCTCGTCTCCGTCTTCGTCTACTTTTTCAAATGCGTGAGGTACCTCCGCTCGGACGTTGTACAAAAGGCCTGGATGAATCAAGCAGGAGGGTTTATTGACCCGGGCAATCTTGCCCTAGGTCTAGAAGCCGCCATGGTTGGCTTCATGGTGACTTCGGCTGTCTACCCGCAATTGTTCATCAATTACTGGATGTGGTCGATCATGATGCTGGCCCTCGTATCGTCGACTATAGCCAGAAAAATGGTTGAAGGGATGGGTGGTACTGCGGGGCTCACATTCCGCCGCGGACTGCGCGGAACAGCCGTGGAGCGTCCGGTGAAGTCGGAGCTATAA